The window GTTCAGAGCATGCTTAAGGTAGGGTAGGTTAAGCTATGATGTTCACTCAGCATATTAGgtgtattaaattcattttttaccaACAGTGCTTTTAACTTAGAATGGACTTATTGAAATACAATCCCATTGTCAGTTGAGaagcatgttaaaaataaaagcaataatacatatttttgtgtgtatacacatatgtaaatatgtatacatataatttatataaacaatACAATGCTATAATTACCTCCCCATATAATCTATTTTAAGGAAATTCAGagaaatttctaaaaacatatttatagagTCCTTTATATGTACTCACACATTTACTTTTTTAGTACTCCCTATAAATCCCCTGCCTATGACTTGCTGCAGAAAGAATCATAACCTCAGGGTAGTAAGCTGCTGGCCACCACTACCTGCTTGCCACTAAGGTATCAGTGGCAGAGCTCCATCTCAAGGAAGGCCCTACTTCAGGCAGCTGGGACAAAGCCCTGAGCTTTCCCTAGTTGACCACTGATGACAGAGCTGCAGGCAATGTGTGATAAGAGTGGCTCCCAAGCAAGAATGACAAGAACATGGCTGTGATGTCCTAAAGCTGAGCAGTTATAATGAATAGACTGATGTGTTTCAAAGTGCAAAGTGCTGCAATGGGTGTGATTGACAGTTTGCCAGTTCATAGAAGCTATAAGCTGCTTTTTGGAGGAGAGGATTTTTCATTCAATTATGCCAGAAATGAATAGCtggttttcattcctctttagTTATCTTCTCTCGGATTGACTAAGgtcttttttacatttatttttctgtttcagtttgaAGGTGTttacatcttattttaaaattttacttttatattttaggaCATGTGcctttagaattaaaaaaaaatctcacgtTAATTTGTATCCATGTCATGTCCCTTGAGAACATAACAtgtttatattttgctttattctaCCAGCCAGTTCATATTGTCATTTAATATAGAACTTCACTCCCAAATTTTCTGGGCAAGGACAGGGAGGTATGATATAGTTTGTGACTAATCCTTCTTATTGAAACTATAAATAATATTTGGATAATACATGTTTAATAAGGCTAATTTCAAGGCATTTATTTTGGGAACTTGATCAGTGTTGACGCCCCTAAGTGACCTGTGTAAACAAGATATCTCCCATGCTCTATGCCATTGTCGTAATTTCCCCCAACTTTTCTCCTGAGGGAAGTGAAAGGAGTTTGAAAATTGACGTtttgaattatttgaatttaaGATATGTAAGGCATGCCAATAGAGAATTCCAAAGTAAATGAATACAGCAGGATCTGGGGATGTATTTTTGATTCATCAGCTTACAGAGTTTAGTAGAAGTCATGAGAGAAGATAAGACCattcaggaaaaaggaagagggccaaggaagattcctcaaaaatacCAATGTATAAATTTTACATCCACAGAAAGATCAACTGAGAGGTTAAATTCtgatggggaaataaaaaaaaaaaaaaaaaaaaaaaacagaaaggtgaCTCATAGCAGAGAAAGGCCCCTGAGAAATAAATTGCTTAGGAAAAATGAGTGCCTCGTGATTTAGAAGTGAAGTGGTAATTGATAACCTTAATGAGAGCAGATAAAGTAAGCTAAATGCGACTGTTTTAAGACAGGACATAAGACAGATTTCCTGGGgttgagagaagaagaaaaagcaagtaTGGGAAAGTAGACCCTCTTCTCAGAAACTCGACAAAAAAGGGGGGAGTTAAATTAAGAAAGAGCTACAGAGAGGCAGGGTTAAAGGATGATGGAAAAAGTTTTGGAGAGAAACAGCTGTAGAGAAAGTTCCAAGGCAAGGGGTGGATATTCATTGCCTGTTAGAGCGAgagagtgcatgtgtgtgtgtaagtgccGGCAGGAGACGGGCAGGGCAGGCTGTGGTGGAAAGCCTCATGTAGCTGTGTCACCAGACTAAGCGCATCTCTCACCTATTTTCATGATTCAAGGTTGAAATTGCGATCCTGGACTATGACCACGCTCCTTCCCCAGGTAATCCCCAACAGCAGCACTCCAATGGCTCCCACCTTCCTGCTGATGGGCATACCAGGCCTGTCAGCTGCACCATCCTGGTGGACGATAGCTCTCATCACCGTCTACCTTCTCTCTGCCCTGGGCAACGGCGCTATCCTCGGTGTCATCGCTCTGGAACCCACCCTGCACCGTccaatgtacttcttcctctttctgctgAGTGTGTCAGACATTGGTTTGGCCACGTCCCTGATGCCTACCCTGCTGGGCCTGGCCCTTGCTGATGCCCATACtgtccctgcctcagcctgcctccTTCAGATGTTCTTCATCCATGTCTTTTCTGTCATGGAGTCCTCTGTCTTGCTTGCCATGGCCCTCGACAGAGCACTGGCCATCTGCCGCCCTCTCCACTACCCAGCACTCCTCACCAGTGCCACCATTCAAAAGATTTGCATGGCCATTGCTTTCCGGAGCCTGGGCCTCCATCTGCCCCTGCCATTCCTCCTGGCCCACATGCCCTATTGTCGCCCGCAGATCCTCACACATTCTTATTGCTTGCACCCAGATATGGCCCGTCTGGCTTGCTCAGGAGCTTGGGGTCCAGTCTACAGCCTCGCTGTGGTCTTGTCAGCCATGGCATTAGACCCTCTGCTTATTTTCTTCTCCTATGGCCTGATTGGCAGGGTGTTACAAGGTGTGGGATGCAGTGAGGCTCGCTGGAAGGCTGGTCAAACCTGTGCTGCCCACCTCTCTGCTGTGCTCCTCTTCTACACACCTATGATTCTCCTGGCACTCATTAACAGGCTCAAGCTGCCACTCCCTCAGCCTGGCCATACTCTTCTCTCCTACATCCACTTCCTGCTTCCTCCACTGATAAACCCTGTCCTCTATAGTGTCAAGATGAAGGAGATTAGAGAGAGAATACTGAAGAGGTTCCAGCCCAAGAATGTGGGCTGTACTCAGTGAGGAGCGAGTCCCTCCCTGCTTGGTGGTAGAGAGCTTCTGCTACAAAGGCTTCTATGACTGTACTCAGTTCACCACACATAAAATGGCCATTCAAGTGAACAAGCACCCATGAATGGATGACTTTTTCTGCCCCTAGAAGTTTGCATGTGTATACTGAAGAAAAAAGTCCAAGAGAATCGAAGCAATCCACCCCCTTTGCACTACATGTCAATGGCATAAAAGGACCAAATTCTAGGTCTTCTCACAACCATCCCAGTCTGAGGCTGTTGTTGTTCAGTTGCTGTTGATTGCTTGGCTCTGCCTATACCTTAATTACTGAGGGAGCTGGAGAAGTTCAAAAAACTGAACGGTAAAAAAGAACAGCAGCATTCTCCCCAGCCAGATGGGAATCTTCCACTTGTGTTCACCCTCATAAGTAGTATACTCACTGATCCTCCGGATTAAATGGAACCAGGAGGATATAGTCAGTCTCTCATTTAGTCTCTTCAAACCAAGAATAGGCCGTTTAAGCTGGGAACagtggcacacatttgtaatcccagtggcttgggaggctgaggcaggaggatcgggagttaaaagtctgcctcagcaaaagcgaggcactaagcaattccatgagaccctgtctgtaaataaaatacaaaatagggctggggatgtggctcagtagtcgagtgcccctgagttcaattcctggttcccCCGCAAAACAGAATAGGTCATTTAACTGCTTGGGCTGGAAAAAAAAGTAACTGTTGATATTTTTCATCTGTTATCTGTTTTTTGAagtgtttagtttttttaatatatgcatattagttgttaaaattttatataattcataaaaagaaataaaaatcaccttaAAAGATATCATCCAGGTTTAAACATAATTACTTTTAAgtgaatattaataaatataatgtcCATATAAATGTAATCTTACATGTTGTGTATGGAATTATCTATCTTGATTCTTTATTTCCTAGTAGCAgtcttacatacacacacacacacacacacacacacacacacacacacacatcctgagGATCAGAGTGAGTGCACTGGACTTAATCTTCACGGTGACTTTGAGCATAGACACAGggtttgctcttttctttttttttttattgtaaataaatgggatacatgttgtttctgtgtacatggagtaatgcataccatttgtgtaatcataaatttacatagggtaatgttgtttgattcattctgttattttttcccttccccccacctctcccacccctcttttccctctatacagtccttccttcctccattcttgcccccatccctaaccctaactataaccctaacactaacacctcccaccccccattatgagtcatcattcacttatcagcgagatcattcgtcctttggttttttgagattggcttatctcacttagcatgatattctccaatttcatccatttacctgcaaatgccataattttatcattctttatggctgagtaatattccattaggaatatataccacagtttctttatccattcatcaattggagggcatctaggt of the Sciurus carolinensis chromosome 11, mSciCar1.2, whole genome shotgun sequence genome contains:
- the LOC124958131 gene encoding olfactory receptor 51S1, whose protein sequence is MTTLLPQVIPNSSTPMAPTFLLMGIPGLSAAPSWWTIALITVYLLSALGNGAILGVIALEPTLHRPMYFFLFLLSVSDIGLATSLMPTLLGLALADAHTVPASACLLQMFFIHVFSVMESSVLLAMALDRALAICRPLHYPALLTSATIQKICMAIAFRSLGLHLPLPFLLAHMPYCRPQILTHSYCLHPDMARLACSGAWGPVYSLAVVLSAMALDPLLIFFSYGLIGRVLQGVGCSEARWKAGQTCAAHLSAVLLFYTPMILLALINRLKLPLPQPGHTLLSYIHFLLPPLINPVLYSVKMKEIRERILKRFQPKNVGCTQ